In Paraburkholderia terrae, the DNA window TGCAGCGCGTAGCCGTTGTGCTGGAAAAATGCTTCGATGCGCTCGACGCCATCTCGCGCCGGCGCGCGCCGTATCCAGTCGTGGTTGCGCTGCGCAGTGTCCAAAGGCGTTTGAGTTGCCGGCACGGCGGTCGAGCTAAGGTCCCGCATAGATTCGCCGTCAGATGCCAAGGCCCGGCCCGAAATTGCTGCCGATCAGCTTCGTCACAGAATCGATATCCGCGTAATCCTGCTCGGGCAGGCCATCGAGCATCGACAGCACTTCGTTGCTGGCGCCGGCTTCGCGCGCGGCATCGACGAGCGCGTCCTTGTTGAGCGGGTAGGTGACGCCGCTCAGGATATCTGCGATCTGCAGGTCAATCGATTCACCCGGAATAGCCGATCCCGTCATGCTCGCGCTCCATTGTTCTGAAAATAGTTGGCGCGAGCGGGACGATCCGCCCATCGAATCGAGGTCGAGGTCGACGTATCTCGCGCCGTCATGTCTGCAAATGTTCGTCCTGTGCCACGAAGCCTCGGTCCAGATGCCGCGACTTCGGCAGTGCGATGTGCTCCCATCGCTCGGGCCGGATATCGGTCTGGGCCGCGACGTCCGGCGCGGCGGGCGCGACGGGGGCAGCGTTGGCGCGGGCGGCAGCCGTGTCGATCGTGCCGTCCGTCGCCGTATGCACCGGCGCGGCGAAACACGAAGCCGACAACGTCACCATGATCAACAGCGTCGAGGTTTTCATCGCTCGACCTCCTTATGCCTGGCAGCGCAGGAACTGCATGCAAGCGGTATGCCATTGCGACAACAGCGTAGTGGCGCCCGCCCCACGCGGTCGCCGTCTGCGAGCACCGCGCGTCCCCCCCATATTACGCCAGTTATTTTTACAAGCGCTGGTGAGGCCCAGGAAAGGACGGAAATCGGCTTCTGTTGATGGAGGTTTGAGGCGGTTTCGTGTCGGGTGGATGCGCCCGAGCCAGCGCTGGGGCGGTTCCGCGCGATGCGCGGCGCATCCCGTATGTAGAAAGCGGGTGGCGTTAACCCGGCACGAGCCACGATGTTCGTGAGCGTCCCGCCGCGCCGCGAGCGAGCCTTCAGCGCAGCACGTCGAAGCGCGTCCACGGCCACGAAGGCCGGTCACGCATGTAGCCGTTTAGCCAGTTCCATTGCGGATGGCGCTTCATGAACGCCTGCGCGTCGAACGGCCGCCCACACGGATGGCCCCAGCGCGCGAAGAATGCCATGTCGCGCGCCATGTCGCTGTCGACCACCTTGCCGTCGTTCGCGCCCCACGGATTGAACGGACCGTGATCGGAGCTGCCGAAGCGCTGGTCGTCCAGTTCCAGATGTCCGCAGATGGTCCGCGAGCACGGATTGTCCGGGCGATCGAGATAGACGTCGTGATGGTCGGCGATCATCTCCTTCGCCAGCTCGACATCGATCCTGCCGTGATGTGTCTCTTCCAGTTGCATGAAGCGCAGCCGGCGCGCGCCGTTCCTGCGCACGTCGGTGTAATCCTCGCCTTCGCCTGTGCATTCCTGATTGCGGATTTTCAGATCAGTGGCCGTGTTGTAGCCGCTGTAGAAACCGTCCTTCGTGCTTTCGAAACCGGAGTAGTGCAGCCCGAGTTCATAGCGCGCGATCTCGCCCGTTTTCGCGTCGCCGAGCAGCCAGCTATTCGCGTAGCCGCCGTTGTTCGCGAGCGCGAACATCTCGCACCATTCGCCGATGCTATTCGCGTACTGCGTCGCGCGCCGTGAGCGGTAGAACTCCGGCGCGCCCGACGCGTTGTAGCCCGCGAAATTCGAAATGGTGGTCTCGGTCACCATCAGGCCCGCCGACGTCACCCAGAAATCCGTCAGGCTCGAAATGCAGCCAGGCAGGCCCTGCATCAGAATCCGGTTGCCCGCTGCGGGCACGATGTCGAACACGACGTTGAACGCATCGCCCGTGGCGTAGCGGTCCCACGAGTTGTGCGCCATCACGATGCGGCCGTCGCGCGTCGCGCTGCCCGTCGCGATGAACGCACTGCAGTGATGCCCGCGCCGGCCGCGCCACGGCTTCAGGCCGAGCTGGGGCTTCTGCTGCGCGGCGTGCTGCGGCCACCAGCTTTGCAGCAAATCCATGTAACCGTTCCACGCGAGCACTTCGGCGAACGTGAGTTTTGCGCCATCGGCGATGCCCTGGATTTCGTCGGCGGATTCGCTGTCGATGCGTGGCGCGAACTGCTCGACGGCGGCATTGACGAACGTGTCGAATTCCTCGCCCGTGTCCCATTTCGCGAGATAGCGGGCGGTGCGGATCGCGTTCTGGATTTCGGCGGCAAGCAACGTGCCGTGCTGCTCGCCGCGCTCGTAAGGCTCGCCTTCGATATGCACGAAGATCCAGCCCGCATGGTCGCGGCGCACGGCATCGATGGACGGTTTGCTCATCTTCGCTCCCGCTCGCAGAGCGGGCATCTCCGCCGGCGTTGCTCAGCGCCGTACATCGCGGGATGCGGCTTGCGGCTCGTTCATGGTCAATCCATTGTAGGGAACTTGACGCGCTTTACCATGCGCCGAACTGGGGCCGCAATAAGTATCGATGAAGGTTGACGGCTAACGCGGGTTCATCCGGAAGTACGCATCGAGCAGCGACGTCTTGTAGACCACGCCCGCGAGTGTCGGCCGCGCGGCGCTTTCGACCACGGGCAGCCGTTCGCCCTGGAACGCCATAAAGTGCTGGAGCGCGACGCCGATCGGCATGTCGGGCGTAAGCACGTCGAAATGCGGCTGCAGATAATCGGCCGCCGTTTTCCCCGACGTGTCGCGGTTGTCGAGCAGATCGGACGTGATGTCCTTCAGCGCGACCACGCCGAGAAAGCAGCCGCTGTCGTCCGTCACGTACAGATACTTGACAGGGTATTCGAGGAACACGCGCGTCATGTCCTGCACGGTCGCATTCGGTTGCACGACGGTTTGCGGAGGCCGGATCAGCTCGCGCATCTGCGTCGCGCGCAACCGCATGCGCTCCTGTTCCTCGCGGTTGCGGTGCAGCGTGACTTCGTACATCGACGTCTTGCCGATCGCGCGCGCCGCGAAGTACGCGACCACGCACGACACCATCAGCGGCAGCACGACCTGATAGCTCAACGTCATTTCGAAGATCATCAGGATCGCCATCAGCGGCGCCTGGGTCGCCCCCGCCAGAAACGCGCCCATGCCGACCATCGCGTAGGCGAATGGCGCGGACGTCGCGTGCGGCCACAGCGCGTTCATGCCGAGACCGAACAGCGAGCCGATCACCGCCCCGAAGAAGAGGGTCGGCGTGAAAATGCCGCCCACGGCGCCCGAGCCGACGGTCGCCGCCGTCGCAATCAGCTTGAACACGAGCACGACGACGAGCGCGGACCAGGTCCACGGCGAATGCAGGATCGAGTTGACGACGCTATAGCCGTTGCCCCAGACCTCGGGTGTCCACACGGACAGAATGCCGACGATCAAACCGCCGAGCGCAAGCCGCAAAGGGAGGGGGATCGGCAGGCGGCGGAAGCCGGCCTTGGTGGTGTCCATCAGTCGGAGGAACTGCGGCGCCGCCGCGCCGCACAGCAGACCGAGCGCGACGAACAGCAGCACTTCGAGTCCCGCGACAGGCGGGAACACGGGCATCTCGTAAGGCGGCTTGTAACCGGCGAACTCGCGCATCAGGATATTCGAGACCACCGACGCCACCACGACCGGCCCGAAACTTTCCATCGCGATCGAGCCGAGCACGAGCTCGGTGACGAAGAACGCGCCCGCGATGGGCGCGCTGTACGCGGACGTGATGCCCGCCGCCGCGCCGCACGCCACGAGCAGCTTCAGGCGCGGCGGATCGAAATGCACGAAGCGCCCGATCAGCGATGCACACAGCGCGGCAAGCTGCACCATCGGGCCTTCGCGGCCGATCGAGCCGCCGCTCGAAATCGTGAACAGCGACGACGCGCTGCGCCACAAGCTGAGGCGCACGGGCACGACGCCGTCGCCGATCACGACGGCTTCCATGTAATCCGTATGCTGTTTCTTGTCGGCGCCGCGCTGCGCGATGACCAGCAGCACGCCCGCGGCCAGCCCGCCCAGCGCGGGCAACGCGATACGCATCGCAATGGGCAGGCGCTTTGCCATTTCGACGAGACTGCCGTCCTGTCCGGTGAACGCGCGCTGCATCAGCGAGATGCCTTCGCGGAAGGCGATCGTCGCGAAGGCGCCCACGATGCCGACGATCACCGACCACACCAGCATCGTGTGCGCGTCGGACAGACGGAAGAGATGGGCGGCGCGGGTGCGCAGTCTCAGCAGGAATGAAAGCACGGCAGGAGCGGGCGTTTAGGGTTGGTATGGGTGGCGCGCAAGCCTTCGCATGTTATCGGCATTGCGCGACGACAGGTTGAAGAGGGGCGCGTTACCCGGCGATATCTGGCATGCGCGCCGCAACGTGGCGAAAGAACGATGTCAGTTCATCTCAGCGCACGTCCTTGTCGAGTTCGGGGTAGTGCCGGAAAACGCAGATTTCGTTGTACGGCAGACGCCGTTCCGAGTCGAGATAGGCGGCGATATTCGGGCGCTTGAGCACCGCGTCATGCAGCCTGGCAAGGCGCGGATGACGCTCGCCGAAATGCTTCATCGCGCGTGGAAAGGCGTAATGCAGGCCGTCGATCAGCTGGAACATCGACAGATCGACATACGTCAGCGTGTCGCCGACCATGTGTTTGTCGCCGGCTGGGTTCTGCTTCAGCACGCGCTCGAAATAGCCCATGAACTTCGGAATGCGGTTGTCGATGAAATCTGTCGCGCGGATTTTGGCGGCCTCTTTCTGCTCCTCGTAGTACATGCCCGACGCGAGCGGGTGATGCGTATCGTGCGCTTCCGTGACCATGTCGGCGATGGTCAGTTGCAGGCCGTTCGCGACGTAGCGCAGGCTCTCGACCTTCGGCGCGAGATTCAGCTTCGGCCCGAGGTAGAACAGGATGTTCGCCGTCTGCGAAATGATCAGGTCGCCGTCCTGCAGGAAGGGCGGCGCGTACGGCAGGTACGCTTCGGACCGGCTGTCCATCACGTCGATCATCGCGCCCGTGCCGAGGCCGTCCTGTTCGTCGCCACGCGCCACTTCGACGTAGTCCGCGCGCGCTTCTTCGAGCGCCAGCCGCACGAATTCGCCACGGCCCTGCAATCCATCCCAGTAATAGAGCTGATAAGTCATCGGTCGGTCCTCATTCGGTTGTCGGCGGCGCGATGTCGCGCCACGATTGCACACGGAAGGGAGCTAGAAGTATGCCGCGCGATGCTTGCAGTTGGTGTGCCTGTCGCCAGGCAAAAAAGCGCGCCGGCGCGATCGTGGCGATACAGCCCGAAAAGCACAAAAGCCCCGCACGCGGCGGGGCTTGTTCGGGAGAGTTGCCGGCTTAGCCGAGCAGATGCTGGACGAGCCACGTGATACCGAGACCGCCAACGAAGAGCCACACGTAGAGGATCAGGCCCGTCGTCAGCGCACGGGGACCGGCGTCGCGGATCTGCGAGAGGCGTGTTTCGATGCCGAGCGCCGTCATGGCCATCGTCAGTGCGAAGGTGTCGAGCATGTTGACCG includes these proteins:
- a CDS encoding DUF2795 domain-containing protein, which gives rise to MTGSAIPGESIDLQIADILSGVTYPLNKDALVDAAREAGASNEVLSMLDGLPEQDYADIDSVTKLIGSNFGPGLGI
- a CDS encoding C45 family autoproteolytic acyltransferase/hydolase, giving the protein MSKPSIDAVRRDHAGWIFVHIEGEPYERGEQHGTLLAAEIQNAIRTARYLAKWDTGEEFDTFVNAAVEQFAPRIDSESADEIQGIADGAKLTFAEVLAWNGYMDLLQSWWPQHAAQQKPQLGLKPWRGRRGHHCSAFIATGSATRDGRIVMAHNSWDRYATGDAFNVVFDIVPAAGNRILMQGLPGCISSLTDFWVTSAGLMVTETTISNFAGYNASGAPEFYRSRRATQYANSIGEWCEMFALANNGGYANSWLLGDAKTGEIARYELGLHYSGFESTKDGFYSGYNTATDLKIRNQECTGEGEDYTDVRRNGARRLRFMQLEETHHGRIDVELAKEMIADHHDVYLDRPDNPCSRTICGHLELDDQRFGSSDHGPFNPWGANDGKVVDSDMARDMAFFARWGHPCGRPFDAQAFMKRHPQWNWLNGYMRDRPSWPWTRFDVLR
- a CDS encoding ClcB-like voltage-gated chloride channel protein; the encoded protein is MLSFLLRLRTRAAHLFRLSDAHTMLVWSVIVGIVGAFATIAFREGISLMQRAFTGQDGSLVEMAKRLPIAMRIALPALGGLAAGVLLVIAQRGADKKQHTDYMEAVVIGDGVVPVRLSLWRSASSLFTISSGGSIGREGPMVQLAALCASLIGRFVHFDPPRLKLLVACGAAAGITSAYSAPIAGAFFVTELVLGSIAMESFGPVVVASVVSNILMREFAGYKPPYEMPVFPPVAGLEVLLFVALGLLCGAAAPQFLRLMDTTKAGFRRLPIPLPLRLALGGLIVGILSVWTPEVWGNGYSVVNSILHSPWTWSALVVVLVFKLIATAATVGSGAVGGIFTPTLFFGAVIGSLFGLGMNALWPHATSAPFAYAMVGMGAFLAGATQAPLMAILMIFEMTLSYQVVLPLMVSCVVAYFAARAIGKTSMYEVTLHRNREEQERMRLRATQMRELIRPPQTVVQPNATVQDMTRVFLEYPVKYLYVTDDSGCFLGVVALKDITSDLLDNRDTSGKTAADYLQPHFDVLTPDMPIGVALQHFMAFQGERLPVVESAARPTLAGVVYKTSLLDAYFRMNPR
- a CDS encoding glutathione S-transferase, producing the protein MTYQLYYWDGLQGRGEFVRLALEEARADYVEVARGDEQDGLGTGAMIDVMDSRSEAYLPYAPPFLQDGDLIISQTANILFYLGPKLNLAPKVESLRYVANGLQLTIADMVTEAHDTHHPLASGMYYEEQKEAAKIRATDFIDNRIPKFMGYFERVLKQNPAGDKHMVGDTLTYVDLSMFQLIDGLHYAFPRAMKHFGERHPRLARLHDAVLKRPNIAAYLDSERRLPYNEICVFRHYPELDKDVR